The following are from one region of the Jatrophihabitans telluris genome:
- a CDS encoding MarR family winged helix-turn-helix transcriptional regulator — MSATELPAEAGEPRRPPIRTSDWRLAVWRSFLRTHTHILRRLEQDLQAHHKIAIASYDVLVQLAEAPGRRLRMSELADAVLLSRSGLTRLVDRLQREGLVERQPDPDDARGLFTVMTEAGRSALRDAAVVHLTGVSELMIDKLDDDELRQLADLMAKLDPVAAATATPSATTDLD, encoded by the coding sequence ATGTCCGCAACTGAACTGCCCGCCGAGGCAGGAGAACCTCGCCGACCGCCGATCCGCACCTCGGACTGGCGGCTGGCGGTGTGGCGCAGCTTCCTGCGAACCCACACCCACATCCTGCGCCGGCTGGAGCAGGATCTGCAGGCGCACCACAAGATCGCGATCGCCAGCTACGACGTGCTCGTCCAGCTGGCCGAGGCGCCCGGGCGGCGGCTTCGCATGTCGGAGCTGGCCGATGCGGTCCTGCTGTCGCGAAGCGGGCTGACCCGGCTGGTGGATCGGCTGCAGCGGGAGGGGCTCGTCGAACGGCAGCCCGATCCGGACGACGCCCGCGGACTGTTCACGGTCATGACCGAGGCGGGCCGGTCGGCGCTGCGCGATGCCGCCGTCGTGCACCTGACCGGCGTGTCGGAACTGATGATCGACAAGCTGGACGACGACGAGCTTCGTCAGCTCGCGGACCTGATGGCCAAGCTGGACCCGGTCGCAGCGGCCACCGCGACGCCGTCGGCCACCACCGACCTTGACTGA
- a CDS encoding AzlD domain-containing protein, with protein sequence MTGTSGWTIVLLSAAGCYALKLAGYAMPQRWFDHPRLRRLIELMPVALLAALIVVEAVAGGRHYDWDAARLAGVAVGAVAVWRRAPFIVVVVVAAATAALLRQL encoded by the coding sequence ATGACGGGCACGAGCGGCTGGACGATCGTGCTGCTTTCGGCGGCCGGCTGCTACGCCCTCAAACTGGCCGGCTACGCCATGCCCCAGCGGTGGTTCGATCATCCCCGGCTGCGGCGGCTGATCGAACTGATGCCGGTCGCGTTGCTGGCCGCCCTGATCGTGGTCGAGGCGGTGGCTGGCGGGCGGCATTACGACTGGGACGCGGCCCGGCTGGCCGGGGTCGCCGTCGGGGCCGTCGCGGTATGGCGGCGGGCACCGTTCATCGTGGTGGTGGTGGTCGCCGCGGCGACCGCGGCGTTGTTGCGCCAACTCTGA
- a CDS encoding AzlC family ABC transporter permease: MVRDSLGVGIAVGAYGVAFGAASVAAGFTPAQTSVSSLLTFTGGTQFAIAGVIAGGGTAAAALSGGYLLGARNTLYALRMRPMLGVRGWRVLLAALFTIDESTAMALGQRRASLSRVAFWWTAASVYLFWNLATVLGAVGAQALGNPERFGLDAAIPAAFLALLAPRLRRAAADSPGAGAVGVSRRVALAGALIALALIPLTPPGIPVLAACAGLAFAADVGTVRRLGRPGRRR, translated from the coding sequence GTGGTGCGGGATTCGCTCGGGGTGGGGATCGCCGTCGGCGCCTACGGCGTGGCCTTCGGTGCGGCCTCGGTGGCGGCCGGGTTCACGCCGGCGCAGACCTCGGTGTCGAGCCTGCTGACCTTCACCGGGGGCACTCAGTTCGCCATCGCCGGCGTCATCGCCGGTGGCGGCACGGCAGCGGCGGCCCTGTCCGGCGGGTACCTGCTCGGCGCCCGCAACACTCTGTACGCCCTGCGGATGCGGCCGATGCTCGGAGTGCGCGGCTGGCGGGTGCTGCTGGCCGCCCTGTTCACGATCGACGAGTCGACGGCCATGGCGCTGGGCCAGCGACGCGCGTCGCTGTCCCGCGTCGCCTTCTGGTGGACGGCCGCCTCGGTGTACCTGTTCTGGAACCTGGCCACCGTGCTGGGTGCGGTCGGTGCCCAGGCGCTGGGCAACCCGGAGCGTTTCGGCCTGGACGCGGCGATCCCGGCGGCGTTCCTGGCCCTGCTCGCGCCACGACTTCGTCGGGCCGCGGCCGATTCGCCCGGCGCGGGCGCGGTGGGGGTGTCGCGGCGGGTGGCGCTGGCCGGTGCGCTCATCGCGCTGGCGTTGATTCCACTGACGCCGCCGGGCATTCCGGTCCTGGCGGCGTGCGCGGGGTTGGCGTTCGCGGCTGACGTGGGCACCGTCCGGCGGCTCGGTCGGCCCGGGCGGCGGCGATGA
- a CDS encoding ABC transporter ATP-binding protein, with amino-acid sequence MARGTDDPSRGWLRALLRYCRAHPVLFGIALAGALGAALASTAAPLVIRYAVDDLLTGRRHSVWPAATVLIGLAALQYALHYTLQLASAKLGLQVQYALRRDLFTTLSRLPGAEQDRLDTGQVVSRSVTDLGVISGVITFLPDVFSTLVMFVVALLAMAVLSPLLTLVALAIAPAFWLVSRAARTRLFPADWAASQVAGELVGHVDAAVTGVRVVKGFGQEERELDLIAAQSSWLFANRLRAIRLQARYAPVLTALPSLGQIGVLLLGGWLAINGHITLGTFLAFSAYLGKLIVPVRVLSELLTVGPQAGAGITRVLELIDLPVVAADVEGAVVLPDAPPSVEFDRVSFGYGAGPVLDGLSFTVAAGETVALVGASGSGKSTVLALLSRFYEPGAGTIRVGGVPLERLTRSGLRARTGVVAEDSSLFSDSVRDTIAFGHPRASTAQVQHAARLAEADEFIQRLPAGYDTVIGERGQSLSGGQRQRLALARALLVEPRLLLLDDATSAVDPRIETRILSHLRDSGAPRTTVLVAHRRSSVELADRVVLLDAGRVVAQGTAAQLRASSPLFRRLFYPEGLDEETAEVAGLSGLTSSDGAAETLRATALVSGGAAAGAATRTGGIAGVTARSDRLLALVAALPPAVGSPDVDEALVRAPEPSLGLRSLLRPVRSVVLLGLILTAGETVAGLLLPSVVRSGVDSGVARASMATLTALSLLALLILLGQWALGRAAQLVTGRTGERLLYLLRVKTFAHLQRLGLDFYERELSGRIMTRMTTDIDALSTFLQSELIVLFVSSLTLVGVAVALVIVNASLTLVLLAMFPAVVIATILFRWRVIPTYARTRESLATLNAYLQENVAGLRTVQAFNRQEHNLSRFLELARSAFEARYRGRRAVAAYFPFITFASQVSEALVLGFGAAELRNGTLTAGALIAFFLYLEIFFGPMADLSSVFDGYQQAAVGLARLRELLQTPTSTPEAQQPLTVTGLVGTITFSGVEFAYPGTVRPALSGLDLTIAAGETVAFVGETGAGKSTIVKLLTRFYDPTAGSVSVDGHDLRTLELTGYRRRIGLVPQEQYLSAGTVASAIAYGRPDASRGQIEAAARRVGADQAIRALADGYDHPVAERGRNLSAGQRQLLALARAELVEPDVLVLDEATASLDLATEAAVARATRALTARRTTIIVAHRLATAARADRLYVIADGQVAETGTHESLLAADGVYAELWASYSDRPIEGSVIG; translated from the coding sequence GTGGCGCGTGGGACCGATGATCCGAGCCGCGGCTGGCTGCGCGCCTTGCTGCGGTACTGCCGTGCGCACCCCGTGCTGTTCGGGATCGCGCTGGCCGGGGCGCTCGGCGCGGCGCTCGCCTCCACCGCGGCGCCGCTGGTGATTCGCTACGCCGTCGATGATCTGCTCACTGGGCGGCGCCATTCGGTCTGGCCGGCCGCGACCGTGTTGATCGGTCTCGCGGCGTTGCAGTACGCCTTGCACTACACGCTGCAGCTCGCCTCGGCCAAGCTCGGCCTACAGGTCCAGTACGCGCTGCGACGTGACCTGTTCACCACCTTGAGCCGCCTTCCCGGCGCCGAACAGGATCGGCTGGACACCGGTCAGGTGGTCAGCCGTTCGGTCACCGACCTCGGCGTGATCAGTGGGGTGATCACCTTTCTGCCGGACGTCTTCAGCACGCTGGTCATGTTCGTCGTGGCCCTGCTCGCGATGGCCGTCCTCTCCCCGCTGCTCACGCTGGTGGCCCTGGCCATCGCTCCCGCGTTCTGGCTCGTCTCCCGGGCCGCTCGCACCCGGTTGTTCCCCGCCGACTGGGCGGCGTCGCAGGTCGCGGGCGAACTCGTCGGGCACGTCGACGCCGCGGTCACCGGCGTTCGAGTGGTGAAGGGGTTCGGTCAGGAAGAGCGCGAACTCGACCTCATCGCGGCCCAGTCGAGCTGGTTGTTCGCCAACCGGCTGCGGGCGATCCGGCTCCAGGCCCGGTACGCGCCGGTACTGACCGCACTGCCCTCCCTCGGTCAGATCGGTGTGCTGCTGCTCGGCGGCTGGCTCGCCATCAACGGCCACATCACGCTGGGGACGTTCCTGGCCTTCTCGGCCTACCTCGGCAAGCTCATCGTGCCCGTGCGGGTGCTGTCCGAACTGCTGACGGTGGGTCCACAGGCCGGGGCCGGCATCACCCGGGTCCTCGAACTGATCGACCTGCCCGTTGTCGCGGCCGACGTCGAGGGTGCCGTCGTCCTGCCCGACGCGCCGCCGTCGGTCGAGTTCGACCGGGTGAGTTTCGGCTACGGCGCCGGGCCGGTTCTCGACGGGTTGTCGTTCACCGTCGCGGCGGGCGAGACCGTCGCGCTGGTCGGCGCGTCCGGATCCGGCAAGTCGACCGTGCTGGCTCTGCTGAGCCGGTTCTACGAACCCGGGGCCGGAACGATCCGGGTGGGCGGCGTGCCCCTGGAGCGGTTGACGAGGTCCGGTCTGCGGGCCAGGACCGGGGTCGTGGCCGAGGACAGCAGCCTGTTCTCCGACTCGGTGCGCGACACCATCGCGTTCGGGCACCCGCGGGCCTCGACAGCGCAGGTGCAGCACGCCGCCCGGCTGGCCGAGGCGGATGAGTTCATCCAGCGCCTGCCCGCCGGTTACGACACCGTGATCGGCGAACGCGGGCAGAGTCTGTCCGGTGGTCAGCGGCAGCGTCTGGCCCTGGCCCGCGCGCTGCTGGTCGAGCCTCGCCTGCTGTTGCTCGACGATGCGACCTCCGCGGTCGACCCCCGCATCGAGACGCGGATCCTGTCTCACCTGCGAGACTCCGGCGCCCCGCGCACCACCGTGCTGGTGGCCCACCGCCGATCGAGCGTGGAGCTGGCGGACCGGGTGGTACTCCTCGACGCGGGACGGGTGGTGGCGCAGGGGACCGCCGCCCAGCTGCGGGCCTCGAGCCCGTTGTTCCGCAGGCTGTTCTACCCCGAGGGCCTCGACGAGGAGACGGCCGAGGTGGCCGGCCTCAGCGGTCTGACGTCCTCCGACGGCGCGGCCGAAACGCTGCGCGCCACCGCCCTGGTCAGCGGTGGCGCCGCGGCCGGGGCGGCCACTCGAACCGGCGGCATTGCCGGAGTGACGGCGCGCTCTGACCGGCTGCTGGCCCTGGTGGCGGCGCTGCCCCCGGCCGTAGGCAGTCCGGATGTGGACGAGGCCCTGGTTCGTGCGCCTGAGCCGTCCCTGGGGCTGCGGTCACTGCTGCGACCGGTCCGCTCGGTCGTGCTCCTCGGCCTGATCCTGACCGCGGGCGAGACCGTGGCCGGCCTGCTGTTGCCATCGGTCGTGCGGTCCGGCGTGGACTCGGGCGTGGCCCGGGCCTCGATGGCGACCCTGACTGCTTTGAGCCTGCTGGCGTTGCTGATTCTGCTCGGGCAGTGGGCCCTCGGCCGGGCCGCCCAGCTCGTGACCGGTCGCACCGGCGAGCGACTGCTGTACCTGCTGCGGGTCAAGACGTTCGCGCACCTGCAGCGGCTGGGCCTGGACTTCTACGAACGCGAGCTCAGCGGCCGGATCATGACCCGGATGACCACGGACATCGACGCGTTGTCGACGTTCCTGCAGAGCGAGCTGATCGTGCTCTTCGTGAGCAGCCTGACGTTGGTCGGCGTGGCCGTCGCCCTGGTGATCGTGAACGCCTCCCTGACACTGGTACTCCTGGCGATGTTCCCCGCTGTCGTAATCGCGACGATTCTGTTTCGGTGGCGGGTCATTCCCACCTACGCCCGGACCCGCGAGAGCCTGGCCACTCTCAACGCCTACCTGCAGGAGAACGTCGCGGGGCTGCGAACCGTGCAGGCCTTCAACCGCCAGGAGCACAACCTCTCGCGGTTCCTGGAACTGGCCCGGTCGGCGTTTGAGGCCCGCTACCGCGGCCGGCGGGCGGTGGCGGCCTACTTCCCCTTCATCACCTTCGCCAGCCAGGTCAGCGAGGCGCTGGTGCTGGGCTTCGGTGCGGCCGAGCTGCGCAACGGCACCCTGACCGCCGGGGCGCTGATCGCCTTCTTCCTGTACCTGGAGATCTTCTTCGGGCCGATGGCCGACCTGTCCTCCGTGTTCGATGGCTACCAGCAGGCCGCCGTGGGCCTGGCGCGGTTGCGCGAACTGCTGCAGACGCCGACGTCCACGCCGGAAGCGCAGCAGCCGCTGACCGTCACCGGGCTGGTCGGCACCATCACCTTCTCCGGCGTCGAATTCGCTTATCCCGGCACGGTGCGCCCGGCGCTGTCGGGGCTGGATCTCACCATCGCAGCAGGGGAGACCGTCGCCTTCGTCGGCGAGACCGGGGCCGGGAAGTCCACCATCGTCAAGCTGCTGACGCGCTTCTACGATCCGACAGCCGGGTCTGTTTCGGTCGACGGGCACGACCTCCGCACGCTCGAGCTGACCGGCTACCGCCGCCGGATCGGGCTGGTTCCCCAGGAGCAGTACCTGTCCGCGGGCACCGTCGCCTCGGCGATCGCCTACGGGCGCCCGGACGCTTCCCGCGGCCAGATCGAGGCCGCGGCGCGCCGGGTCGGTGCCGATCAGGCGATCCGCGCCCTGGCCGACGGGTACGACCATCCGGTGGCCGAACGGGGTCGCAATCTGTCCGCCGGGCAGCGGCAGCTCCTGGCGCTGGCTCGCGCCGAGCTCGTCGAGCCCGATGTTCTGGTGTTGGACGAGGCGACCGCATCGTTGGACCTGGCCACGGAAGCCGCGGTAGCGCGCGCCACCCGGGCGCTGACCGCGCGGCGCACGACGATCATCGTCGCTCACCGGCTCGCCACGGCCGCCCGCGCCGACCGGTTGTACGTCATCGCCGACGGCCAGGTGGCCGAGACCGGGACGCACGAGTCGCTGCTCGCCGCCGACGGGGTCTACGCCGAACTGTGGGCCTCCTACTCCGACCGTCCGATCGAGGGTTCGGTCATCGGCTGA
- a CDS encoding sec-independent translocase, whose protein sequence is MFNIGPLEFVVLACVALLVFGPEKLPQLTKDAVRMLRTVRDMAQGARTQLTSELGPEFANFDLNSLNPKTAIRNAIMGDDDDLSSLNPSAMLQKALRGEDEDAASGHATAGTPVTYSTDAGEADTANEPMSLAQAQAQNGVAAGVVDLTKDPATNIPSEGGVGLASGPPEATPVAPSPYDDAT, encoded by the coding sequence GTGTTCAACATCGGTCCGCTCGAGTTCGTGGTCCTGGCCTGCGTCGCGCTGCTGGTCTTCGGGCCCGAGAAGCTGCCGCAGCTGACCAAGGACGCGGTGCGCATGCTGCGTACGGTGCGCGACATGGCGCAGGGCGCGCGCACCCAGCTCACCTCTGAGCTAGGCCCGGAGTTCGCGAACTTCGATCTGAACTCCCTCAACCCGAAGACGGCCATCCGCAACGCGATCATGGGTGACGACGACGATCTGTCCTCGCTCAACCCGTCCGCGATGCTGCAGAAGGCCCTGCGGGGCGAGGACGAGGACGCGGCGAGCGGGCACGCGACCGCTGGTACGCCGGTGACCTACAGCACCGACGCCGGCGAGGCCGACACGGCCAACGAGCCGATGTCACTGGCCCAGGCGCAAGCGCAGAACGGCGTCGCGGCGGGCGTCGTGGACCTGACGAAGGATCCAGCGACGAACATTCCGTCCGAGGGCGGAGTGGGGCTGGCCAGCGGGCCGCCGGAGGCCACGCCCGTGGCGCCCAGCCCCTACGACGACGCGACCTGA
- a CDS encoding TetR/AcrR family transcriptional regulator — MNAKSEATRQRIVAAAMSLFIEQGYQATTMRAIAAEAEVSLGNAYYYFASKQHLVHGFYDELQRSHELAAEAALAEVTGFAERLQVSLSVWFAAAAPYREFALQFFKEAADPESPLSPLSAESAPIRERAVAQFARVVEGSDLAVDPRLRPVLPELLWLVHMGLVLFWIHDRSPDSERTRLLVERGAGVLERMLRLSRLRLLRSATTDVLDLVERAGLRVGATTPRSPRRPPPPR; from the coding sequence GTGAACGCCAAGAGCGAGGCGACCCGTCAGCGGATCGTGGCCGCCGCTATGAGCCTGTTCATCGAACAGGGATACCAGGCCACGACCATGCGCGCGATCGCCGCCGAAGCGGAGGTCTCCCTTGGCAATGCCTACTACTACTTCGCCTCCAAACAACACCTGGTGCACGGCTTCTACGACGAACTCCAGCGCAGCCACGAACTCGCCGCCGAGGCCGCGCTCGCTGAGGTGACCGGATTCGCCGAGCGGCTGCAGGTGAGCCTGTCGGTGTGGTTCGCCGCGGCCGCGCCGTACCGCGAGTTCGCGCTGCAGTTCTTCAAGGAGGCCGCCGACCCCGAGAGCCCGCTGAGCCCGCTGTCGGCGGAATCGGCGCCGATCCGGGAGCGCGCGGTCGCCCAGTTCGCGCGGGTCGTCGAGGGCTCCGACCTCGCCGTGGACCCGCGGCTGCGCCCCGTCCTGCCCGAGTTGCTGTGGCTGGTCCACATGGGCCTGGTGCTGTTCTGGATCCACGACCGGTCACCGGACTCCGAACGCACCCGGCTGCTGGTCGAACGCGGCGCCGGTGTGCTCGAGCGGATGCTGCGGCTGTCCCGGTTGCGCCTGCTCCGTTCGGCCACCACCGACGTCCTGGACCTGGTCGAACGGGCCGGCCTCAGAGTTGGCGCAACAACGCCGCGGTCGCCGCGGCGACCACCACCACCACGATGA
- a CDS encoding Mrp/NBP35 family ATP-binding protein: protein MAFDTSHPDTSSLTASVAAALATVNDPEIRKPITELDMVESVSVDESGYARVKVLLTVSGCPMREKLTTDVTAAVAAVPGVSSVAVELGVMNDTQRTELRTKLRGDNPVNEIPFAQPGSRTRVYAVASGKGGVGKSSVTVNLAVALAQRGLNVGVLDADIYGFSVPRMLGVVAKPTQVEKMIMPPQAHDVKVISIGMFTPGNTAVVWRGPMLHRALQQFLADVFWGDLDVLLMDLPPGTGDIAISLAQLVPSAELLVVTTPQLAAREVAERAGSIALQTHQQIVGVVENMSWLELPDGSRMELFGAGGGQAVADSLSESTGTNVGLLGQVPIDMAVREGGDAGTPIVLTAPDSAAALAFGAIADTLAARSRSLVGRSLGLSPR from the coding sequence GTGGCTTTCGATACTTCGCACCCTGATACGTCCTCGCTGACCGCATCTGTTGCGGCGGCCCTCGCGACCGTCAACGACCCGGAGATCCGCAAGCCGATCACCGAGCTCGACATGGTCGAATCGGTCTCCGTCGACGAGTCCGGATACGCCCGGGTCAAGGTGCTGCTCACGGTGTCGGGCTGTCCGATGCGGGAGAAGCTGACCACGGACGTGACCGCGGCCGTGGCCGCCGTCCCGGGCGTGTCTTCGGTGGCCGTCGAGCTGGGCGTCATGAATGACACCCAGCGCACGGAGCTGCGGACCAAGCTGCGCGGGGACAACCCGGTCAACGAGATCCCGTTCGCCCAGCCCGGCTCGCGGACCCGGGTTTACGCCGTGGCCTCCGGCAAGGGTGGCGTGGGCAAGAGCTCGGTGACCGTGAATCTGGCCGTGGCCCTGGCGCAGCGCGGACTCAACGTCGGCGTGCTCGATGCCGACATCTACGGCTTCTCGGTGCCGCGCATGCTCGGTGTCGTGGCCAAGCCCACCCAGGTCGAGAAAATGATCATGCCGCCCCAGGCCCATGACGTGAAGGTCATCTCGATCGGGATGTTCACGCCCGGCAACACCGCCGTCGTGTGGCGTGGTCCGATGCTGCACCGGGCTCTTCAGCAATTCCTTGCGGACGTGTTCTGGGGCGATCTGGACGTGCTGCTGATGGACCTGCCGCCGGGCACCGGTGACATCGCGATCTCGCTGGCTCAGCTGGTGCCCTCGGCCGAGCTGCTCGTGGTGACCACCCCGCAACTGGCCGCCCGCGAGGTGGCAGAGCGCGCTGGCTCGATCGCGCTGCAGACGCATCAGCAGATCGTCGGCGTGGTGGAGAACATGAGCTGGCTGGAGCTGCCCGACGGCTCCCGGATGGAACTGTTCGGCGCCGGCGGCGGTCAGGCGGTGGCCGACTCGCTGTCCGAGTCCACCGGCACCAACGTCGGCCTGCTCGGCCAGGTCCCGATCGACATGGCGGTACGTGAGGGCGGCGATGCCGGTACTCCGATCGTGCTCACCGCACCGGACTCGGCCGCGGCGCTGGCCTTCGGAGCGATCGCCGACACTCTGGCGGCCCGCTCACGCAGTCTGGTCGGACGCTCGCTCGGCCTCTCGCCCCGCTGA